The sequence TATTTCAGCGATTGCCAGCCGTTTTGGCAGCCAGGCGGTTGTTATCGCCATTGACGCCAAGAGGTCAGGAAGCTCTTATGGAGTCTGGGTGAAAGGCGGCACTGAAGCAACGGACCGCGATGCTGTAGCCTGGGCGCGCGAGGCGCAGGAATACGGCGCCGGAGAGATCATGCTGACCTCGATTGACCAGGACGGCATGCGCAGCGGCTTCGATTGCGATTTGACGGCCCGGGTGAGCGAAGCAGTTTCCATCCCCGTGATTGCCTCGGGAGGCGCGGGTAGCGGCGCGCATTTTATTGACGTGTTTACCAAGGGGAAAGCCGATGCTGCGCTGGCCGCTTCCATATTTCACTTCGGACTGCAGAATGCCCGCGAGCTGAAGCAAGAGTTGCAGACATCAGGAATCCCGGTGAGGCTGCCATGCTGATTCCGGCCATTGACCTGATGGAAGACAAAATTGTTCAGTTGGTGCAGGGCAGCCGCAAAGCTCTGGAATTTACCGACTTCGATTACTGGATCGAGCGCTTTGCTGGATTTCCCATTGTGCAGTTGATTGATCTGGATGCGGCGATGAATCAGGGCTCCAACCGCAGCCGAATCGAACAGATTGCGCGCCGGTTGCCGTGCCAGGTGGGAGGGGGCATCCGGAATGCGAAGATTGCCGCCGAAACCATTGCCTTAGGCGTAAAAAAAGTGATTATTGGTTCGGCCCTGTTTCAGCAAGGGAAGATCAATTCTGCCCTGGCGCAGCAACTGGCGGAAGAAGTTGGGCAAGAGAAGCTGCTCTTTGCCATTGACAGCCGCGAGAACAAAGTCGTTGTGCACGGCTGGAAGCAGGCCACACCTTACACTGCAGAGGAGGCCATCCAGGTCCTCGAGCCGTGGTGTGGAGGCTTTCTTTATACGCATGTGGATACGGAAGGACTCATGTCAGGAATCCCGATGGAGCCAATCCGCAATTTACGGCGGGCTACGAAGCGTCATCTCATTGTTGCCGGCGGAATCACGACCCAGAAAGAAATTGATGAATTGGACGCCATGAGCATTGATGCCGTCGCCGGCATGGCGGTTTACACCGGCAAATTGCAAACCAGCCCGCCGCCACGTTCATAAAAATCATGCTGGTGCACGTGGCTCCAGGTTTTGGGGCCGGAAGCCAAACGCCTAAACCTTGATGTTCGTCGTGGGCGGTGTGGCGGATTCTTCCTTACGCACTGCCGCCTCTGCGGCGTCGAAGCCAATCTTGGAATGGGTGCCGTCGCAAAATGGTTTATTGACTGAAGCTCCACAGCGGCAGAGAGAGAAGGCAGTCTTCCCTTTCAGGTCATATTGGTTTCCATCGGCATCAACCAGTTGAATTGCGCCCTCGGGAGCTTCCACCCGATAGGGGCCATTCTTTTTAATCGTGATCTTCACTTCCGCCATGTCTGGCTCCTTGTATAAAGACAGATTTTAAGTAGACTGCAATCTTCAAGACTACCATGACCGGCAAGCGCCAGAGTGCTATCGTTGTCTGTAGTTGAAACGAAAGAGTTCACCTTCATAGCCAAACCCTCCGTGTCACGGTTCCAAGTTTGGTCGCGGAGAACTGTTATTGAAGCCTGCGAATCGGCCCATTGTGGTCGGAGAGTTGCTTGGCATCAAGGATTTGGGCCTTGTCAATCTATCAATGCCCCCACCCATTGCTTGGAGTAGTTCATGCGGTATTAAGCCACTGACAATCAATGACATACATGGAGGCTGGGAGTAGTGATCGCAGTATTCTTTGCTCTTACTCAAGCCCACTCTCATACCTTTATCGGGCGAACGATTGTGGCCCCCCCACCCCACTTGCTAGCAGGTGTTTGGAGTGTCCCAAATCGCATCTGACCCCCGTCGTTACTGGCGAAAATCGATCCGGGGTGCGGGACTAGCTGCTAGTCTGCCGCCAGTGGGTGGCAATCCGCGGCTTTGCTTCACTGGCCATCGGTTCTGGCAGGACAAACCCCACAAGGTCGTCAAGGCGCACCTCTAGTAAGCGCGCATCTAGAACCATGATGAACCATGTTTCATCCAGAAACAACGGATTGATACCAGTTTGGTGCCATCGCTGGGCACAAACTGAAATCCTCATCAGTAATCCCAGACACGGCCCTAGGTCAGTCGACTTTGTAAACGCGGCCGGTTTGCGCCCCCAGGATAGCGCGTTTGTAGGCTTGTCCAACTTTCGATCCTTCGACAGGAATCGTGCCGGGAAAG comes from Terriglobales bacterium and encodes:
- the hisF gene encoding imidazole glycerol phosphate synthase subunit HisF translates to MLSKRIIACLDVSGGRVVKGTKFVALRDAGDPAELARFHAEGGADEVVFLDISATRENRTTLLDAVRRTATQIFVPFTVGGGVRSFEEAAALFDCGADKMTINSAAVSNPKLISAIASRFGSQAVVIAIDAKRSGSSYGVWVKGGTEATDRDAVAWAREAQEYGAGEIMLTSIDQDGMRSGFDCDLTARVSEAVSIPVIASGGAGSGAHFIDVFTKGKADAALAASIFHFGLQNARELKQELQTSGIPVRLPC
- a CDS encoding HisA/HisF-related TIM barrel protein, encoding MLIPAIDLMEDKIVQLVQGSRKALEFTDFDYWIERFAGFPIVQLIDLDAAMNQGSNRSRIEQIARRLPCQVGGGIRNAKIAAETIALGVKKVIIGSALFQQGKINSALAQQLAEEVGQEKLLFAIDSRENKVVVHGWKQATPYTAEEAIQVLEPWCGGFLYTHVDTEGLMSGIPMEPIRNLRRATKRHLIVAGGITTQKEIDELDAMSIDAVAGMAVYTGKLQTSPPPRS
- a CDS encoding CDGSH iron-sulfur domain-containing protein; translated protein: MAEVKITIKKNGPYRVEAPEGAIQLVDADGNQYDLKGKTAFSLCRCGASVNKPFCDGTHSKIGFDAAEAAVRKEESATPPTTNIKV